In a genomic window of Bombus vancouverensis nearcticus unplaced genomic scaffold, iyBomVanc1_principal scaffold0022, whole genome shotgun sequence:
- the LOC143304096 gene encoding venom serine protease Bi-VSP-like: MEVQMPVIKNAECKIAYSKFPNAPDITDGIICAEHAQGGEDSCTADRGGPLLIQHE; the protein is encoded by the exons atggaagtacaaatgccagtgattaagaatgccgaatgcaaaatagcttattccaaatttcctaatgcacctgatatcactgatggtataatatgcgccgaacatgctcagggtggagaggattcttgtacg gctgaccgcggcggaccactgctgatacaacatgaatga